One window from the genome of Halomicrobium zhouii encodes:
- a CDS encoding single-stranded-DNA-specific exonuclease RecJ — protein MGPVPDLDDRAAACANRLQRADEVLLASHIDADGLTSAAVASSALERAGIEFETVFEKQLDPEAIAGIAATDYDTVLFTDFGSGQLDVISEHAAAGDFTPVVADHHQPSDPEDCHPDAVVTTDGYADTEYHCNPLLEGINGASELSGAGAAYVLARALAETADADADVPDENRDLAGLAVVGAVGDMQAVGGELIGANAGIVAEGVEAGVLDEGTDLTLYGKQTRPLPKLLEYATEVPIPGVSNDQAGAIRFLDGLGLDLKTNGDWRTWADLTDDERQTVASALVKRAVERGVPAGKIDSLVGTTYTLADEPVGTELRDASEFSTLLNATARYERADVGLAVCLGNRDGALDRAQTLLANHRRNLSEGLTLVQERGVTHEEHVQWFDAGEAIRETIVGIVAGMALGTDGVDSDKPILAFARKNDEETKVSSRGTGPLVGRGLDLSAVMGEASRSVGGDGGGHDIAAGATVPAGKEQEFVEAADAIVAEQLG, from the coding sequence ATGGGACCGGTACCTGACCTGGACGACCGCGCCGCCGCGTGCGCGAATCGACTCCAGCGAGCAGACGAGGTACTGCTCGCGTCCCACATCGACGCCGACGGGCTGACGAGCGCGGCCGTCGCGTCGTCGGCCCTCGAACGCGCGGGCATCGAGTTCGAGACGGTCTTCGAGAAGCAACTCGACCCCGAGGCCATCGCCGGCATCGCGGCCACCGACTACGACACCGTCCTGTTCACCGACTTCGGCTCCGGGCAACTGGACGTCATCAGCGAGCACGCGGCGGCGGGCGATTTCACGCCCGTCGTCGCCGACCACCACCAGCCGTCGGACCCCGAAGATTGCCACCCCGACGCCGTCGTGACGACCGACGGATACGCCGACACGGAGTATCACTGCAACCCGCTGCTGGAGGGGATCAACGGCGCGTCCGAACTGTCTGGTGCGGGGGCGGCCTACGTCCTCGCCCGCGCGCTGGCCGAGACCGCGGACGCCGACGCGGACGTGCCCGACGAGAACCGCGACCTGGCCGGCCTCGCCGTCGTCGGCGCCGTCGGCGACATGCAGGCCGTCGGCGGGGAGTTGATTGGCGCGAACGCGGGCATCGTCGCCGAGGGCGTCGAGGCGGGCGTCCTCGACGAGGGGACCGACCTCACGCTGTACGGCAAACAGACCCGCCCGCTCCCGAAGTTGCTGGAGTACGCCACCGAAGTGCCGATTCCAGGCGTCTCCAACGACCAGGCCGGTGCGATCCGGTTTCTCGACGGCCTGGGACTCGACCTCAAGACGAACGGCGACTGGCGCACCTGGGCGGACCTGACCGACGACGAGCGCCAGACCGTCGCCAGCGCGCTCGTCAAGCGGGCCGTCGAGCGGGGCGTCCCTGCCGGGAAGATCGACTCCCTCGTCGGGACCACCTACACCCTCGCGGACGAACCCGTCGGCACCGAGTTGCGCGACGCCAGTGAGTTCTCGACGCTGCTGAACGCCACCGCCCGCTACGAACGGGCCGACGTCGGCCTGGCGGTCTGCCTGGGCAACCGCGACGGCGCGCTGGACCGGGCCCAGACCCTGCTCGCGAACCACCGGCGCAACCTCTCGGAGGGCCTGACACTGGTCCAGGAGCGCGGCGTCACCCACGAGGAGCACGTCCAGTGGTTCGACGCGGGCGAGGCCATCCGCGAGACCATCGTCGGCATCGTCGCCGGGATGGCGCTCGGCACCGACGGCGTCGACTCCGACAAGCCCATCCTCGCGTTCGCCCGAAAGAACGACGAGGAGACGAAGGTGTCCTCGCGGGGCACCGGCCCACTCGTCGGCCGCGGCCTCGACCTCTCGGCCGTGATGGGCGAAGCATCGCGGTCCGTCGGCGGCGACGGCGGCGGTCACGACATCGCCGCGGGTGCGACGGTACCCGCCGGAAAAGAGCAGGAGTTCGTCGAGGCCGCCGACGCCATCGTCGCCGAACAGCTCGGGTAA